A genomic segment from Thermotoga neapolitana DSM 4359 encodes:
- the amrA gene encoding AmmeMemoRadiSam system protein A yields the protein MIGEHPYVKWAIRVIENYVKYGKILEPDESVPRELFERRAGAFVTLHKVDGSLRGCIGTYLPTKPNLALEIRDNAIAAATQDPRFPPVTPDELDEIVVHVDILSPPEPVRDISDLDPKKYGVIVVKGWRRGLLLPDIEGVDAVEEQLRIAKLKAGIPEWDNDVEIYRFTVERYK from the coding sequence ATGATAGGTGAACATCCCTATGTAAAATGGGCGATAAGAGTGATAGAGAATTATGTGAAGTATGGAAAGATCTTGGAACCAGATGAATCGGTTCCAAGAGAGCTTTTCGAAAGAAGGGCCGGTGCTTTTGTCACCCTTCACAAAGTGGATGGATCTTTGAGGGGTTGCATTGGGACGTACCTTCCCACAAAGCCGAACCTTGCCCTCGAAATAAGGGACAACGCCATCGCAGCGGCCACGCAGGATCCCCGTTTCCCGCCGGTCACACCCGACGAGCTGGACGAGATCGTGGTTCACGTGGACATCCTGAGCCCTCCCGAGCCCGTCAGAGATATCTCCGATCTGGACCCGAAGAAATACGGTGTGATCGTCGTCAAAGGCTGGAGAAGGGGACTGCTTCTTCCCGACATAGAGGGTGTCGACGCCGTCGAGGAGCAACTTCGAATAGCAAAACTGAAGGCCGGTATCCCGGAATGGGACAACGATGTGGAGATATACAGGTTCACCGTTGAGCGCTACAAGTGA
- a CDS encoding Maf family nucleotide pyrophosphatase, which translates to MRIILASSSPRRKELMKLLGIEFEIKPPEIEENVSGEPAEVVKELSLKKAAHVFQRKGSENVLVIGSDTVVVLDGKILGKPKTEEEAKDFLRRLSGRWHTVYTGVAFVSSSEKDVFVSSTEVKFRDIPDEVIDYYVENYHPFDKAGGYGIQDFAAVFVEKMEGDFFTVMGFPVGLVWQYLYEKGWWKIAPKREVDKGRT; encoded by the coding sequence TTGAGAATTATTCTGGCTTCTTCTTCACCAAGGAGAAAGGAGCTGATGAAACTCCTGGGAATAGAGTTTGAGATCAAACCACCTGAGATCGAAGAAAACGTTTCTGGAGAGCCAGCCGAAGTGGTGAAAGAACTTTCCCTGAAAAAGGCAGCACACGTTTTCCAGAGGAAAGGATCTGAGAACGTTCTGGTCATCGGTTCTGACACGGTGGTTGTTCTGGATGGGAAGATCCTGGGAAAACCCAAAACAGAAGAGGAAGCAAAAGATTTCCTCAGGAGATTGTCTGGAAGATGGCACACGGTGTACACCGGGGTTGCCTTCGTGTCCAGTTCTGAAAAAGACGTCTTTGTCTCTTCAACGGAGGTGAAATTCAGAGATATCCCGGATGAAGTGATAGATTACTACGTTGAAAACTACCATCCTTTCGACAAGGCAGGGGGGTACGGCATTCAGGATTTTGCCGCTGTCTTTGTTGAGAAGATGGAGGGAGATTTTTTCACGGTCATGGGCTTTCCAGTGGGACTCGTGTGGCAGTACCTTTACGAGAAAGGTTGGTGGAAGATTGCTCCCAAGAG
- the amrS gene encoding AmmeMemoRadiSam system radical SAM enzyme: MERMAIHFEPLEGKKVKCLLCPHECVLSEGQTGLCGARKNKDGFLVSLNYGEVTAIAMDPIEKKPLFHFNPGEQIFSVGTFGCNFKCGFCQNWEISQARPETKRVTPEQLVKIALMNRESKGIAFTYNEPLIWFEFVLDTSRVAVKEGMYCVLVTNGFVNEEPLELLFQSVHAMNIDLKGFNREFYREIGGDLDVVLRNIEKVYNAGIHVELTTLIIPGKNDDREDLKREFEWIASLDKDIPLHISRYFPNYKYTIPPTPLEELVEIYEMAKEYLNFVYLGNVWDERYESTFCPDCGSLVIRRQGYEVEKVGLDEEGKCKKCGRQIATIIG; the protein is encoded by the coding sequence ATGGAGAGGATGGCCATACACTTTGAACCTCTTGAGGGGAAAAAGGTAAAATGCCTTCTGTGCCCACACGAGTGTGTTCTCAGTGAGGGACAGACGGGTCTGTGCGGCGCGAGGAAAAACAAGGATGGTTTCCTTGTGAGTCTGAACTACGGAGAAGTGACCGCCATTGCCATGGATCCAATAGAGAAGAAACCTCTCTTTCATTTCAATCCCGGTGAACAGATCTTCTCTGTCGGGACGTTCGGATGCAATTTCAAGTGTGGTTTCTGTCAGAACTGGGAAATCTCCCAGGCAAGACCTGAGACCAAGAGGGTGACTCCCGAACAGCTTGTGAAGATAGCCCTGATGAATCGAGAGTCAAAAGGTATTGCCTTCACGTACAACGAACCACTAATCTGGTTCGAATTCGTACTGGACACCTCCCGGGTGGCTGTGAAAGAGGGAATGTACTGTGTGCTTGTGACGAACGGCTTTGTGAACGAAGAGCCGCTGGAACTTCTGTTCCAGTCTGTGCACGCTATGAACATAGATCTGAAGGGATTCAACAGAGAGTTTTACAGGGAAATCGGTGGCGATCTTGACGTCGTTCTCAGAAACATCGAGAAGGTGTACAACGCAGGAATCCATGTGGAATTGACGACCCTTATAATTCCAGGGAAGAACGATGACAGAGAAGATCTGAAGAGAGAATTCGAGTGGATCGCCAGTCTGGACAAAGACATTCCCCTTCACATAAGTCGCTACTTTCCAAACTACAAGTACACCATTCCTCCTACACCCCTTGAGGAACTCGTGGAGATATACGAGATGGCGAAGGAATATCTCAACTTCGTTTACCTCGGCAATGTGTGGGACGAAAGGTACGAAAGCACCTTCTGCCCGGACTGCGGCAGTCTTGTGATCAGAAGACAGGGATACGAAGTGGAGAAGGTGGGACTGGACGAGGAAGGGAAGTGCAAAAAATGTGGCCGTCAGATAGCAACGATCATCGGGTAA
- a CDS encoding NusG domain II-containing protein, with amino-acid sequence MRKFFEKRDLLIFLIVLFSIGLSFVVPRGNGEKVVVEGKDFRKVLEKPGLYDITEDGRFLMRVEFDGKKVRVVESTCPLKICVKTGWVGPGGTIVCVPNEVIIYFEGKTDYDTETW; translated from the coding sequence ATGAGGAAGTTCTTTGAAAAAAGAGATCTTCTCATCTTTTTGATCGTACTGTTTTCTATCGGGCTTTCGTTCGTTGTTCCGAGGGGAAATGGAGAAAAAGTCGTTGTCGAGGGAAAAGATTTCAGGAAGGTTCTGGAAAAGCCGGGACTCTACGACATCACAGAAGACGGAAGATTCCTCATGAGGGTGGAGTTCGACGGGAAAAAGGTCAGAGTGGTTGAGTCCACGTGTCCTTTGAAGATCTGTGTGAAAACAGGCTGGGTTGGCCCCGGTGGAACCATAGTGTGTGTGCCGAACGAGGTGATAATATACTTCGAAGGAAAAACGGATTACGATACAGAAACATGGTGA
- a CDS encoding Gx transporter family protein produces the protein MVRRTAFLSILTALSSVMYTVENFLPFPVPFGRWGFSNSVVLLVASEVGLLDALIVSSVKSIMGSLFSGRFLSPSFLTGLSGAVSAAVVESLLARFGFGFLGLSLAGSFASNLAQLMVISLLLKSTKTFLLFNVMVGLGMISASVNAFIASRMGGIVFENYSGFFFTKEKGADETPGNRV, from the coding sequence ATGGTGAGAAGAACCGCGTTTCTTTCTATTCTTACTGCCCTTTCTTCCGTTATGTACACGGTGGAGAACTTCCTACCGTTTCCAGTACCCTTTGGAAGGTGGGGATTTTCGAACTCCGTGGTTCTTCTGGTGGCATCGGAAGTGGGGCTTCTGGACGCCCTGATCGTCTCTTCGGTCAAGAGTATCATGGGTTCACTCTTCAGTGGACGGTTTCTCTCTCCTTCCTTTTTGACGGGTCTTTCCGGAGCGGTTTCTGCTGCCGTCGTTGAATCGTTGCTTGCAAGGTTTGGGTTTGGCTTTCTTGGTTTGAGTCTTGCTGGATCGTTTGCAAGCAACCTTGCACAGCTGATGGTGATCTCACTCCTGCTGAAGAGTACAAAGACCTTTCTGCTGTTCAACGTCATGGTGGGGCTTGGTATGATCTCTGCCAGCGTCAACGCTTTCATCGCCAGCAGAATGGGAGGGATCGTGTTTGAGAATTATTCTGGCTTCTTCTTCACCAAGGAGAAAGGAGCTGATGAAACTCCTGGGAATAGAGTTTGA
- a CDS encoding glycosyltransferase family 4 protein — MTEFLTSFLLTCVLAYFGKKTGFLDRPSSRKTHRKAVPPVGGIALFLTLLMFERDNPVFLYSTPMFVLGLFDDLFDLSYRLKLIVTGLVSLWFVVSASTGTFIFGLEVHPVFLLVWLVGMMNAFNVIDGLDGLLGGISVVSSFLIGEKSLAFSLLGFLPMNLPPAKVFLGNNGAFFVGAFLSMSTVKFFHGDVGFATLFLGLPFYEIVFSFLRRVISGRNPFSADELHTHHVFSRRMGKWHALIVLVAFSSFCNLLGLAEKFHVLFLFLFLCSVLFLSYSMFQSSDRNLDL; from the coding sequence ATGACGGAGTTCTTGACTAGTTTTCTTTTGACCTGCGTACTTGCTTATTTTGGAAAAAAGACTGGTTTTCTCGATCGCCCTTCTTCCAGAAAAACCCACAGAAAAGCGGTTCCTCCAGTTGGAGGAATTGCTCTCTTTTTGACGCTTCTGATGTTCGAAAGGGACAATCCGGTCTTTCTCTACTCAACGCCCATGTTCGTCCTTGGGCTTTTTGATGACCTGTTCGATCTGTCGTACAGGCTGAAACTCATAGTCACCGGTCTTGTTTCGCTGTGGTTTGTGGTTTCGGCTTCAACCGGAACTTTCATCTTTGGGCTGGAGGTTCACCCCGTTTTTCTTCTTGTCTGGCTTGTCGGTATGATGAACGCCTTCAACGTGATAGATGGCCTGGACGGATTGCTGGGAGGGATTTCCGTTGTTTCTTCTTTTTTGATAGGTGAGAAAAGCCTGGCCTTTTCTCTTCTTGGTTTTCTTCCCATGAATCTTCCACCGGCGAAGGTCTTTCTTGGAAACAACGGTGCTTTCTTTGTCGGTGCTTTTCTTTCCATGTCGACTGTGAAGTTCTTTCATGGAGACGTGGGATTTGCCACCCTCTTTCTTGGTCTCCCCTTCTACGAGATAGTCTTCAGCTTTTTGAGAAGGGTGATTTCCGGAAGGAACCCCTTTTCCGCCGATGAACTTCACACCCATCACGTGTTCAGCAGAAGGATGGGGAAATGGCATGCACTCATCGTGCTGGTGGCATTTTCTTCTTTTTGCAACCTGCTGGGTTTAGCCGAGAAGTTCCACGTCCTCTTCCTTTTTCTTTTCCTCTGTAGCGTTCTTTTCCTCTCCTACAGCATGTTTCAGAGCAGCGATCGCAACCTCGATCTGTGA
- a CDS encoding FAD:protein FMN transferase, protein MWPSDSNDHRVTRRNVVIFAVLLLGTLGTFLAFLLLRGNEQYYELRGFALGTSVRIVVSSKKINPKTIAEAILEDMKRITYKFSTTDERSVVKKINDHTGEWVEVDEETYSLIKAAYAFAELTEGAFDPTVGKLLEVWGFTGNYENLRVPSNDEIEKALSSVGYRNILLDDRHFRVMVKNGSKIDLGGIAKGYALDRARQIALSFDEDATGFVEAGGDIRIIGPKFGKYPWVIGVKDPRGDDVIDYIYLKSGAVATSGDYERYFIEDGIRYHHIIDPSTGYPARGVWSVTIVAEDATTADALSTAGFVMAGRDWRKVVLDFPRMGAHPLIVLEGGKIEKSETFKLFERE, encoded by the coding sequence ATGTGGCCGTCAGATAGCAACGATCATCGGGTAACCAGAAGAAATGTTGTGATCTTTGCCGTTCTTCTTCTTGGAACCCTCGGAACTTTTCTTGCCTTCCTTCTTCTTCGTGGAAACGAGCAATACTATGAACTCAGAGGATTCGCACTCGGAACGAGTGTACGCATCGTGGTCTCTTCCAAAAAGATAAACCCAAAAACCATAGCTGAAGCCATCTTAGAAGACATGAAGAGAATCACCTACAAGTTCTCCACAACCGATGAAAGAAGTGTGGTGAAGAAGATCAACGATCACACTGGAGAGTGGGTGGAAGTTGACGAGGAAACTTACAGTTTGATAAAGGCGGCCTATGCGTTCGCTGAACTCACAGAGGGTGCCTTCGATCCCACGGTGGGAAAACTCCTGGAGGTGTGGGGATTCACTGGAAACTATGAAAACCTCAGGGTCCCTTCAAACGATGAGATAGAGAAGGCTCTGAGTTCTGTCGGATACCGGAATATTCTTCTTGACGACAGGCACTTTCGGGTGATGGTGAAGAACGGTTCAAAGATAGATCTTGGGGGGATAGCGAAGGGTTATGCCCTGGATCGTGCAAGACAGATAGCCCTCTCTTTCGACGAGGATGCAACGGGATTCGTTGAGGCGGGAGGAGACATCAGGATCATTGGGCCAAAGTTTGGAAAGTACCCCTGGGTCATAGGTGTGAAGGATCCAAGGGGTGATGACGTTATAGACTACATATACTTGAAATCGGGTGCGGTGGCGACCTCCGGTGATTACGAAAGATACTTCATAGAGGATGGCATCAGGTACCATCACATCATAGATCCATCTACGGGATACCCGGCGCGGGGTGTCTGGAGTGTAACGATCGTTGCGGAGGATGCCACAACGGCGGATGCCCTTTCCACGGCTGGGTTTGTGATGGCCGGGAGGGACTGGAGAAAGGTGGTCCTGGATTTTCCACGGATGGGAGCGCATCCTCTGATAGTTCTGGAGGGTGGAAAGATCGAAAAATCCGAGACTTTCAAACTGTTCGAGAGAGAGTGA
- a CDS encoding DUF1385 domain-containing protein, translated as MKVGGQAVIEGVLMIAKKVSLAVRKSNGEIVVRDLGKVNFPKWAKIPFIRGFYSLFVSLYFGIKALNLSSEISSGEQMKNSEKILSLLLAIGLAVGLFIVVPIFLTNFLVEKRGEFLYSIVEGFIRLGLFLLYVWIISLFRDVKRVFQFHGAEHMTIHAFERGEDLRVENVRKYSTIHPRCGTNFLMIFLIVAIVLLSVFGSVVNLSTWTRILSRLILLPVVAGISYELLKVVAFFNGRGWVKVLYLPGYLLQYLTTARPDDSQIEVAIAALKHAVGEEKNATEEKKKEEDVELLG; from the coding sequence GTGAAGGTTGGAGGTCAGGCGGTCATCGAGGGTGTCCTGATGATAGCAAAAAAGGTGTCTCTGGCCGTCAGAAAATCAAACGGAGAGATCGTCGTCAGAGATCTGGGAAAGGTGAACTTTCCAAAGTGGGCAAAAATTCCCTTCATAAGGGGTTTTTATTCGCTGTTCGTATCTCTTTACTTCGGAATAAAAGCCCTCAACCTCTCTTCGGAGATCTCCTCCGGTGAACAGATGAAAAACAGCGAAAAAATTCTTTCACTGCTTCTTGCGATTGGACTTGCTGTTGGACTTTTCATCGTCGTTCCAATCTTTCTGACCAACTTCCTTGTGGAGAAAAGGGGAGAATTTCTTTACTCGATCGTTGAGGGTTTCATCAGGCTTGGACTCTTTCTCCTCTACGTGTGGATCATCTCCCTGTTTCGGGATGTGAAACGGGTGTTTCAATTCCACGGTGCCGAACACATGACGATCCATGCGTTCGAGCGTGGTGAAGACCTGCGCGTGGAGAACGTGAGGAAGTATTCCACCATACATCCAAGGTGCGGGACCAACTTTCTCATGATATTTCTGATCGTGGCCATCGTTCTTCTCAGCGTTTTCGGGAGTGTGGTGAATCTTTCCACCTGGACGAGGATACTTTCGAGGTTGATTCTGCTTCCCGTTGTCGCTGGAATCTCTTACGAACTTTTGAAAGTCGTTGCGTTTTTCAACGGAAGGGGATGGGTGAAGGTCCTCTATCTTCCAGGGTATCTTCTTCAATACCTGACCACGGCAAGACCGGACGACTCACAGATCGAGGTTGCGATCGCTGCTCTGAAACATGCTGTAGGAGAGGAAAAGAACGCTACAGAGGAAAAGAAAAAGGAAGAGGACGTGGAACTTCTCGGCTAA